A segment of the Opitutia bacterium genome:
GCGCAAGAAGGCTCCCGCGCGCAAGAGCGCCGCGAAACGCGCGGCAAAGACTCCCCCGAAGCCCGCCGCGAGTGCGAAGAAGAAGCGCGCGCGCTAAGTGCTTCCACCTATGACCGAACTCGCCGACGCGTGACTTGCGTTGGCCAACGGCGCGCCCTTAAGTCGGGCCCCGTTTATGAGCCAACCGCCTCCGCTCTCCGTCTGGGCCCGCAATGTCTCGCCTTCGCCGACGCTCGCGATCGATGCGAAAGCGAAAGCCATGATCGCCGCCGGCGAGGACGTCTGCTCCTTCGCCGCGGGTGAGCCGGATTTCGACACGCCGGAGTTCATCAAGGAGGCCGCCATCGCCGCGCTCAAGTCCGGCAAGACCAAGTATGCCCCGACGCCGGGCATCGAGCCGCTGCGCGTCGCCATCGCCGAACGTTACGCCGCCGAATACGGCTACAAGATCACGCCCGCGCAGGTCGTCGTCTCGCCGGGCGGCAAGTATTCCTGCTACCTCGCCGTCCTCGCCACCTGCAATCCGGGCGACGAGGCCATCGTCCCCGCGCCGTATTGGGTGAGCTATCCCGAGATGGTGAAGCTCGCGGGCGCGACGCCGAAGTTCGTCGTCTGCGACGACAAGGTCGGTTTCAAGCTCACGCCGGCCGTGCTCGAGGCGGCGATCACGCCGAAGACGAAGCTGCTCATTCTCAACTCCCCGTCGAATCCGACCGGCGCCGTCTATACGCGCGCCGAACTCGCCGCGCTCGCCGACGTCTGCGTGAAGCACAATCTCTACGTGCTCGCCGACGAGATGTATGAGCACCTGATCTACGACGGCGACGAGCCCGTGAATTT
Coding sequences within it:
- a CDS encoding pyridoxal phosphate-dependent aminotransferase — its product is MSQPPPLSVWARNVSPSPTLAIDAKAKAMIAAGEDVCSFAAGEPDFDTPEFIKEAAIAALKSGKTKYAPTPGIEPLRVAIAERYAAEYGYKITPAQVVVSPGGKYSCYLAVLATCNPGDEAIVPAPYWVSYPEMVKLAGATPKFVVCDDKVGFKLTPAVLEAAITPKTKLLILNSPSNPTGAVYTRAELAALADVCVKHNLYVLADEMYEHLIYDGDEPVNFAMLGAEVEKRTITVAGFSKTYSMTGWRLGTLVAPAPIAKACGELQSQMSSNATTFAQYGALAALKEKAKADAAIKEMKSAFDRRRTWLHAELNKIPGISCLLAGGAFYLFPNISSFGLKDAEFCAKLLEQEKVAAVPGSSFGAEGYLRLSYATSDEILRKGVERLTRFCAGLKK